One Peterkaempfera bronchialis DNA window includes the following coding sequences:
- the aceB gene encoding malate synthase A, translated as MAHVEVLGGPVERGEEILTPEALAFLAGLHREFAARRGELLEARARRRAEVARTGRLDFLAETRGVRESDWTVAPAPEDLLDRRVEITGPTERKMTINALNSRARVWLADLEDANTPHWRNVVGGQVNLYDAVRRTIAFTSEEGKEHTLATDRRLATIVMRPRGWHLDERHLLVDGVPAVGALVDFGLYFFHNAAELLARGSGPYFYLPKMESHRESRLWNDLFTLAQERLGIPHGSVRATVLIETIPAAFEMDEILYELREHASGLNAGRWDYLFSVIKFFRDSGPDFVLPDRNAVTMTAPFMRAYTRLLVQTCHRRGAFAMGGMAAFIPSRRNPEINERAFAKVREDKEREAGDGFDGSWVAHPDLVPLCQEVFDRALGERPNQLDRPGDRMDVTAERLLDLRSTPGEVTEAGLRSNVHVGLHYLEAWLRGTGAVAIDNLMEDAATAEISRSQIWQWVHNRVRLGTGEQVTTELVQRIVTEELAATLESVGPDAFRSGRFEDARRIFSEVALADSYRDFLTLPAYDAVIESGA; from the coding sequence ATGGCGCACGTGGAGGTGCTCGGCGGTCCGGTCGAGCGCGGCGAGGAGATCCTGACGCCGGAGGCGCTGGCGTTTCTGGCCGGGCTGCACCGCGAGTTCGCCGCCCGGCGCGGTGAACTGCTGGAAGCGCGGGCCCGGCGCCGCGCCGAGGTGGCGCGCACCGGGCGGTTGGACTTCCTGGCCGAGACACGCGGCGTACGCGAGTCGGACTGGACCGTGGCGCCCGCACCGGAGGACCTGCTGGACCGCCGGGTCGAGATCACCGGGCCCACCGAGCGGAAGATGACGATCAATGCGCTGAACTCCCGAGCCCGGGTCTGGCTCGCCGACCTGGAGGACGCGAACACACCGCACTGGCGGAACGTGGTCGGCGGGCAGGTGAACCTGTACGACGCGGTCCGCCGCACCATCGCGTTCACCTCCGAGGAGGGCAAGGAGCACACCCTGGCGACCGACCGGCGCCTGGCGACGATCGTCATGCGGCCGCGCGGCTGGCACCTCGACGAGCGGCATCTGCTGGTGGACGGCGTGCCTGCGGTGGGCGCGCTGGTGGACTTCGGGCTCTACTTCTTCCACAACGCCGCCGAGCTGCTGGCCCGGGGGAGCGGCCCCTACTTCTACCTGCCCAAGATGGAGAGCCATCGGGAGTCGCGGCTCTGGAACGACCTCTTCACCCTCGCCCAGGAGCGGCTGGGCATCCCGCACGGCAGCGTCCGCGCCACCGTGCTGATCGAGACCATCCCGGCGGCCTTCGAGATGGACGAGATCCTCTACGAGCTGCGCGAGCACGCCTCCGGGCTGAACGCCGGCCGCTGGGACTACCTGTTCAGCGTGATCAAGTTCTTCCGCGACTCCGGTCCCGACTTTGTGCTGCCGGACCGCAACGCGGTGACGATGACCGCCCCGTTCATGCGCGCATACACCCGGCTGCTGGTGCAGACCTGCCACCGGCGCGGCGCGTTCGCGATGGGCGGGATGGCGGCGTTCATCCCGAGCCGCAGGAACCCGGAGATCAATGAGCGCGCGTTCGCCAAGGTGCGCGAGGACAAGGAGCGCGAGGCCGGCGACGGCTTCGACGGCTCCTGGGTCGCCCACCCGGACCTGGTGCCGCTCTGCCAGGAGGTCTTCGACCGGGCGCTCGGCGAGCGGCCGAACCAGCTCGACCGGCCCGGCGACCGCATGGACGTCACCGCCGAGCGGCTGCTCGACCTCAGGTCCACCCCCGGCGAGGTCACCGAGGCCGGGCTGCGCAGCAATGTGCACGTCGGGCTGCACTACCTGGAGGCGTGGCTGCGCGGCACGGGCGCGGTCGCCATCGACAACCTGATGGAGGACGCCGCCACGGCGGAGATCTCCCGCTCCCAGATCTGGCAGTGGGTGCACAACCGGGTCAGGCTCGGCACCGGTGAGCAGGTCACCACCGAGCTGGTGCAGCGGATCGTCACCGAGGAACTGGCGGCGACCCTGGAGTCGGTCGGCCCCGACGCCTTCCGCTCCGGCCGCTTCGAGGACGCCCGGCGGATCTTCTCCGAGGTGGCGCTGGCCGACTCCTACCGCGACTTCCTGACCCTGCCCGCGTATGACGCCGTCATCGAGTCCGGCGCATGA
- a CDS encoding IclR family transcriptional regulator: MRNAHTTEQPSPARSGGGVQSIERAFDLLEALADSGGSVGLSGLAQRSGLPLPTIHRLIRTLVDLGYVRQEQSRQYVLGPRLIRLGESAGRLLSTWAMPHLAGLVEQLGETANLAMLDGDQVVYVAQVPGRHAMRMFTEVGRRVSPHCTAVGKALLADAPEAEVLALLKRTGMAQHTEHTITDPQTFLGQLGRVREHGYALDDGEHEIGVRCVAARVPDAPSTIAFSISGPAPRMTQELIDRAVPLLSGAAEALSAALRADQPDQSGATGR; the protein is encoded by the coding sequence ATGCGGAACGCCCATACGACCGAGCAACCGTCACCTGCGCGATCGGGCGGAGGGGTCCAGTCGATCGAGCGCGCCTTCGACCTGCTCGAAGCGCTCGCCGACAGCGGCGGCTCCGTCGGCCTCTCCGGGTTGGCCCAGCGGTCCGGGCTGCCGCTGCCCACCATCCACCGGCTGATCCGGACCCTGGTGGACCTCGGCTATGTACGCCAGGAGCAGTCCCGGCAGTACGTCCTCGGCCCACGGCTGATCCGGCTCGGCGAGAGCGCCGGCCGACTGCTCTCCACCTGGGCGATGCCGCACCTGGCCGGGCTGGTCGAGCAGCTCGGCGAGACCGCCAACCTGGCGATGCTCGACGGCGACCAGGTCGTCTATGTCGCGCAGGTGCCCGGGCGCCATGCGATGCGGATGTTCACCGAGGTCGGCCGCCGGGTGTCGCCGCACTGCACCGCCGTCGGCAAGGCGCTGCTCGCCGACGCCCCTGAGGCCGAGGTCCTGGCACTGCTGAAGCGCACCGGCATGGCGCAGCACACCGAGCACACCATCACCGACCCGCAGACCTTCCTCGGGCAGCTCGGCCGGGTCCGCGAGCACGGCTACGCCCTTGACGACGGCGAGCATGAGATCGGCGTCCGCTGCGTCGCCGCGAGGGTCCCGGATGCGCCGTCCACGATCGCGTTCTCGATCTCCGGGCCCGCGCCCCGGATGACCCAGGAGCTGATCGACCGCGCCGTCCCGCTGCTGTCCGGCGCCGCCGAAGCCCTCTCCGCCGCGCTCCGTGCGGACCAGCCCGACCAGTCCGGGGCCACCGGCCGCTGA
- a CDS encoding DUF3592 domain-containing protein, which yields MPWGEAYPANSTPTLLWALFVGVFGGWFAGSYLGTTVRRRLGLGSALGVPSIVAWSGIAIGIRLGATASWVTPPHPGFLADAAGRPGDSWGVGPWIAWTSPYWLPALIALLVAVRAVGAVRDHRRHLERAARTEAVTTTGRRVSAEVTEVGSTGVEIDNAPLIRFTVKFTDHLGTDRWVTREGRFDPTRLPRAGDPAVVWFDPADLADHGERSLIPVALGTPAELPENARPKGSTLYL from the coding sequence GTGCCCTGGGGCGAGGCGTACCCGGCCAACTCCACGCCGACGCTGCTGTGGGCGCTCTTCGTGGGCGTCTTCGGCGGCTGGTTCGCGGGCTCCTACCTGGGGACGACCGTGCGGCGGCGGCTGGGCCTCGGGTCGGCGCTGGGCGTCCCGTCCATCGTCGCCTGGTCCGGCATCGCCATCGGCATCCGGCTCGGCGCCACCGCCTCCTGGGTGACCCCACCGCACCCCGGATTCCTCGCGGATGCGGCGGGACGCCCCGGCGACTCCTGGGGCGTCGGCCCCTGGATCGCCTGGACGTCGCCGTACTGGCTGCCCGCGCTGATCGCGCTGCTGGTGGCGGTCCGGGCGGTCGGCGCCGTACGGGACCACCGCAGGCACCTGGAGCGCGCGGCCCGGACGGAGGCGGTCACCACCACCGGGCGGCGGGTGTCCGCCGAGGTCACGGAGGTGGGCTCCACCGGCGTGGAGATCGACAACGCGCCGCTCATCCGGTTCACCGTGAAGTTCACCGACCACCTCGGCACCGACCGCTGGGTCACCAGGGAAGGGCGCTTCGACCCGACCCGGCTGCCACGCGCGGGCGATCCGGCGGTCGTCTGGTTCGACCCCGCCGACCTCGCCGACCACGGCGAGCGGAGCCTGATCCCGGTCGCCCTCGGCACCCCCGCCGAACTGCCCGAGAACGCACGCCCCAAGGGCTCCACCCTGTATCTGTGA